GCAGGCAGTGATATTACGGTGACGGTAACGTTAAAAGATGCCGAAGGTAACGCGGTCAGCGGTCAAGCGTCGGCGTTAACCCAGGACACGGTGACGGTGCCGAATGCGACGCCAAAAGCAAGTGGCAATTGGGTGGATAATGGTGATGGTACGTACACAAAAACCTATGTGGCGAACACGGCAGGGTCAAACTTACAAGCCGAGGTGAAACTGACGGATTGGGCAGGCGGTGTGGCGTCGGGGGCGTATGCGATCACCGCAGGTAATGCAGACCAAGCCAACTCATCGGCGATGGTCGATAACACCACATACGTGGCGGGAACCGATATCACGGTGACGGTGACGTTAAAAGATGCACAAGGTAACGCGGTCAGCGGCCAAGCGTCAGCATTAACCAGCAGCACGGTGACCGTGCCGAATGCGACCCAGAAAGCGAGCAGTCGCTGGGTGGATAATGGTAACGGCACGTACACGGGGACCTATGTCGCCAATACCACTGGTACCGGTTTGAAAGCCAGCGTCAAGTTGACCGATTGGACAAGTGCTGTTGAGTCAGCCGCGTACGCGATTACATCAGGGAGTGCAGACCAAGCGAATTCATCGGTGACGGTAGATAACACTACCTATACAGCGGGCGGTGATATCACGGTGACGGTGACGTTAAAAGATGCACAAGGTAACGCGGTCAGTGGTCAAGCATCCGCGTTGACAGGGACGGTGACGGTACCGAATGCGACGCCAAAAGCGAGCAGCAATTGGGTGGATAATGGGGATGGCACGTACACAAAAACCTATGTGGCGAATAGTGTAGGGGCAAACTTACAAGCCGAGGTGAAACTGACGGATTGGGCAGGCGGTGTGGCGTCGGGGGCGTATGCGATCACCGCAGGTAATGCAGACCAAGCCAACTCATCGGTGATGGTCGATAACACCACATACGTGGCCGGAACCGATATCACGGTGACGGTGACGTTAAAAGACGCTGAAGGTAACGTTGTTAATGGTCAAGCGTCGGCGTTAAGTCCGACTACAGTGACAGTCCCGAATGCGACCCAGAAAGCGAGCAGTCGCTGGGTGGATAATGGCGATGGCACGTACACCGGAACGTATGTGGCGAACACCGTGGGCACGGGCTTAAAAGCCAGCGTCAAGTTGACCGATTGGACAAGTGCTGTTGAGTCAGCCGGGTATGCGATTACGGTGGGCAAAGCAGCACAAAGTACCTCAACAGTAGTGGTTGATAACACCACATACGTGGCGGGAACCGATATCACGGTGACGGTGACGTTGAAAGACGCTGAAGGTAACGTGGTCAGCGGCCAAGCGTCAGCATTAACCCGCAGCACGGTGACCGTGCCGAATGCGACCCAAAAAGCGAGTAGTCGCTGGGTGGATAATGGGGATGGTACGTATACCGGGACCTATGTCGCGAATACCTCCGGTACCGGCTTGAAGGCCGAGGTGAAACTGACGGATTGGACAGCCGGTGTGACGTCGGTGGCGTATGCCATTACGGTCGGTAATGTTGTTGAAGCGACTTCAACCATTACGGTGAATAACACCACGTATGTGGCCGGCAGTGACATTATTGTTACGGTGACGTTGAAAGACGCCGAAGGTAACGCGGTCAGCGGCCAAGCGTCAGCATTAACCCGCAGCACGGTGATCGTGCCGAATGCGACCCAAAAAGCGAGCAGTCGCTGGGTAGATAATGGGGATGGCACGTATACCGGGACCTATGTCGCGAATACCTCCGGTACCGGCTTGAAGGCCGAGGTGAAACTGACGGATTGGACAGGCGGTGTGACCTCGGGGGCGTATGCCATTACGGTCGGCAATGTTGTTGAAGCGACTTCAACCATTACGGTGAATAACACCACGTATGTGGCCGGCAGTGACATTATTGTTACGGTGACGTTGAAAGACGCCGAAGGTAACGCGGTCAGCGACCAGGCGTCAGCATTAACCAGCAGCACGGTGACCGTGCCGAATGCGACGCAAAAAGCGAGCAGTCGCTGGGTGGATAATGGCGATGGCACGTATACCGGCACCTATGTCGCGAATACCTCCGGTACCGGTTTGAAAGCCAGCGTCAAGTTGACCGATTGGACAAGTGCTGTTGAGTCAGCCGGGTATGCGATTACGGTGGGCAAAGCAGCACAAAGTACCTCAGCGGTCGTGGTTGATAACACCACGTATGTCGCGGGAACCGATATCACGGTGACGGTGACGTTGAAAGACGCCGAAGGTAACGCGGTCAGCGGCGAAGCGTCAGCCTTAACCAGCAGCACGGTGACCGTGCCGAATGCGACGCAAAAAGCGAGCAGCCGTTGGGTAGACAATGGCGATGGCACGTACACCGGAACGTATGTGGCGAACACCGTGGGCACGAGCTTAAAAGCCAGCGTCAAGTTGACCGATTGGACAAGTGCTGTTGAGTCAGCCGGGTATGCGATTACGGTGGGCAAAGCAGCACAAAGTACCTCAACAGTCGCGGTTGATAACACGACGTATGTGGCGGGAACCGATATCACGGTGACGGTGACGTTGAAAGACGCTGAAGGTAACGCGGTCAGTGGCCAGGCGTTAACGGATACGGTGACCGTGCCGAATGCAACCCAGAAAGCCAATAGCAATTGGGTGGACAATGGGGATGGCACGTACACCGGAACGTATGTGGCGAACACCGTGGGCACGGGCTTAAAAGCCAGCGTTAAGTTGACGGATTGGTCAAGTGCTGTTGAGTCAACTGGGTATGCGATTACCGTCGGCGATGCGGCACAAAGTACCTCAGCGGTCGTGGTCGATAACACGACGTATGTGGCGGGAACCGATATCACGGTGACGGTGACATTGAAAGACGCTGAAGGTAACGCGGTCAGTGGCCAGGCGTCAGCATTAACCGATACGGTGACGGTGCCGAATGCGACTCAGAAAGCCAATAGCAATTGGGTGGACAATGGGGATGGCACGTACACCGGAACGTATGTGGCGAACACCGTGGGCACGGGCTTAAAAGCCAGTGTGAAGTTGACGGATTGGTCAAGTGCTGTTGAGTCAACTGGGTATGCGATTACCGTCGGTGATGCGGCACAAAGTACCTCAACAGTCGTGGTCGATAACACCACGTATGTGGCGGGAACGGATATCACGGTGACGGTGACGTTGAAAGACGCTGAAGGTAATTTAGTCAGCGGCCAGGCGTCAGCATTAACCGATACGGTGACGGTGCCGAATGCGACCCAAAAAGCCAATAGCAATTGGGTGGACAATGGGGATGGCACGTACACCGGAACGTATGTGGCGAACACCGTGGGCACGGGCTTAAAAGCCAGTGTGAAGTTGACGGATTGGTCAAGTGCTGTTGAGTCAACTGGGTATGCGATTACCGTCGGTGATGCGGCACAAAGTACCTCAACAGTCGTGGTCGATAACACCACGTATGTGGCGGGAACGGATATCACGGTGACGGTGACGTTGAAAGACGCTGAAGGTAATTTAGTCAGCGGCCAGGCGTCAGCCTTAACCGATAGCACGGTGACGGTGCCGAATGCGACCCAGAAAGCCAGTAGCAATTGGGTGGACAATGGGGATGGCACGTACACCGGAACGTATGTGGCGAACACCGTGGGCACGGGCTTAAAAGCCAGTGTGAAGTTGACGGATTGGTCAAGTGCTGTTGAGTCAACTGGGTATGCGATTACCGTCGGTGATGCGGCACAAAGTACCTCAGCGGTCGTGGTCGATAACACCACGTATGTGGCGGGAACGGATATCACGGTGACGGTGACGTTGAAAGACGCTGAAGGTAATTTAGTCAGCGGCCAAGCGTCAGCATTAACCGATACGGTAACGGTGCCGAATGCGACCCAAAAAGCCAATAGCAACTGGGTGGACAATGGGGATGGCACGTACACCGGAACGTATGTGGCGAACACCGTGGGCACGGGCTTAAAAGCCAGTGTGAAGTTGACGGATTGGACAAGCGGTGTGACCTCAGGGACATATGCGATTACCGTCGGTGATGCGGCACAAAGTACCTCAACAGTCGTGGTCGATAACACGACGTATGTGGCGGGAACGGATATCACGGTGACGGTGACGTTGAAAGACGCTGAAGGTAATTTAGTCAGCGGCCAAGCGTCAGCATTAACCGATACGGTAACGGTGCCGAATGCGACCCAAAAAGCCAATAGCAACTGGGTAGATAATGGTGATGGCACGTATACCGGCACCTATGTAGCCAATACTACCGGTACCGGTTTGAAAGCCGAGGTGAAACTGACGGATTGGAATAACGCCGTTATATCTGCACCGTATGCTATTGAGCCAGATGTTAATTCAGCTAATATTGAATTAACTTGGGTTAATTCAATGGATTTATCATTGTCTAATGGTACAGATTTAAATGAAATAGAAGCCGTAATTAAGGATGCTAATGGTAATGTTATCCCAGAGGCTAGATTTAACGTTAGTTTGCCTAATGGTTTGTCATTAAGTGGTGTTTCTAATCCGCTGACTGTCGATAATGATGGAATATTGAAATTTAATGTAGCAAGTACTTCTTTTGGCAAAATGGAGATAAAAGCGACAGTTGAATCATCAGGAAATTCATCATCGACAACGGTAAACTTTTCGCCAGTAAATCTAACGTTAACGGTTAATATTAATAATTAAATGACCATGAAGTGAGAATGCTGAATAAAAGCATTCTC
The window above is part of the Providencia rettgeri genome. Proteins encoded here:
- the eae_4 gene encoding Gamma-intimin, whose amino-acid sequence is MSSQVSSLPYYSKTRRLTAYILLVIQLFLPISVAFSAVVQAAEQESLDMMSTMSGIQALMEGNEGATPESTTSPNSSDKKSSKTALGALGVPNFTVRDPNDFSAPPLHDTTVRQDDILSALPTLGLAETEDENKASPETQVAQGASQAGQLLSNGDAVDASIGYARSLGENLINQQITDWLNQYGKARVQLGTDKTGDADLLLPLIDKANSLVFSQVGIRANEDRNTTNLGLGYRQYQADWMWGVNSFYDYDITGGNSRVGVGSELWFDYLKFAGNGYFRLTDWHQSDLHAMRDYDERPANGFDLRAEGYLPSYPQLGAYAKYEQYFGKGISLSDSGVSASDLKDDPSRSTLGVSYTPFPLMTLKGETSRGDSNDSRLGLELTYRFGVPLNQQLDPEYVDLMRNLAGNRYDFVDRNYNIVMQYRKQELLTISLPDSMTAEAAALLPVTATVNKSKYGLKSIAWSAPELIAQGGQIQVTSPTTINLTLPAYVFQTRANEPQSYRVSAVGTDNEGNTSNTAVMWVNVKPSQETVASLTLSPNTVLLANNSDTYTATALIQNEKGEALVDKDVTFTVSGFTDNEKVTLTGGNGESGQSVTVRTDSQGQALITIKSKIAGDGVLKATMKNGNFRNATLRFAADASTAQITELVLTDDKAVANGKATNVAVATVKDQFGNVVEGFDLESSASNGAVVVTPSQVTNTQGQVTTSFTNMAAGSSVLTVKGNSTGTQKTVTAQFIADISTAKIASVVVDKDNAVANGQDRNTVTVTVVDGNGNVLANAPVTITVPGAAKYSTQPANGLTNSQGQLVINYTNTKAGTENYSVSINNSQEMAVLTFKADSANPSVSQSKLTVSPKTIKADGAETANITLILKDKFGNTISGQTVAFSTTLANTTISATQDNGQGDYLSTISGTQIGDAPISVLVNGKTLAVNSDSVTLVATSPVQATSSISVDKASYVAGGEILVTVTLKDMNGNIVVGQSPLLTSSAVSVANAEVKSGTRWIDNNNGSYSRAYLANTAGTGLLATLQLSDWSGDTVSSPYAITSGSAVALNSTIAVDKATYASGDEINVTVMLKDAQGNLVNGQAELLTSTTVKVPNSSLKTGANWIDNGDGTYTTTYVAEKAGSKLNATLQLTGWSSAKTSSPYAITAGDAVPLTSSITVDKSSYTAGSDIVVTVGLKDKQGNAVNGQASALSPTTVTVPNATPKANSSWVDNGNGTYTGTYVANTTGTNLKAQVQLSGWSSTVSSSVYTITAGNAVQVNSSVTVDNSTYTAGSDITVTVTLKDAEGNAVSGQASALTQDTVTVPNATPKASGNWVDNGDGTYTKTYVANTAGSNLQAEVKLTDWAGGVASGAYAITAGNADQANSSAMVDNTTYVAGTDITVTVTLKDAQGNAVSGQASALTSSTVTVPNATQKASSRWVDNGNGTYTGTYVANTTGTGLKASVKLTDWTSAVESAAYAITSGSADQANSSVTVDNTTYTAGGDITVTVTLKDAQGNAVSGQASALTGTVTVPNATPKASSNWVDNGDGTYTKTYVANSVGANLQAEVKLTDWAGGVASGAYAITAGNADQANSSVMVDNTTYVAGTDITVTVTLKDAEGNVVNGQASALSPTTVTVPNATQKASSRWVDNGDGTYTGTYVANTVGTGLKASVKLTDWTSAVESAGYAITVGKAAQSTSTVVVDNTTYVAGTDITVTVTLKDAEGNVVSGQASALTRSTVTVPNATQKASSRWVDNGDGTYTGTYVANTSGTGLKAEVKLTDWTAGVTSVAYAITVGNVVEATSTITVNNTTYVAGSDIIVTVTLKDAEGNAVSGQASALTRSTVIVPNATQKASSRWVDNGDGTYTGTYVANTSGTGLKAEVKLTDWTGGVTSGAYAITVGNVVEATSTITVNNTTYVAGSDIIVTVTLKDAEGNAVSDQASALTSSTVTVPNATQKASSRWVDNGDGTYTGTYVANTSGTGLKASVKLTDWTSAVESAGYAITVGKAAQSTSAVVVDNTTYVAGTDITVTVTLKDAEGNAVSGEASALTSSTVTVPNATQKASSRWVDNGDGTYTGTYVANTVGTSLKASVKLTDWTSAVESAGYAITVGKAAQSTSTVAVDNTTYVAGTDITVTVTLKDAEGNAVSGQALTDTVTVPNATQKANSNWVDNGDGTYTGTYVANTVGTGLKASVKLTDWSSAVESTGYAITVGDAAQSTSAVVVDNTTYVAGTDITVTVTLKDAEGNAVSGQASALTDTVTVPNATQKANSNWVDNGDGTYTGTYVANTVGTGLKASVKLTDWSSAVESTGYAITVGDAAQSTSTVVVDNTTYVAGTDITVTVTLKDAEGNLVSGQASALTDTVTVPNATQKANSNWVDNGDGTYTGTYVANTVGTGLKASVKLTDWSSAVESTGYAITVGDAAQSTSTVVVDNTTYVAGTDITVTVTLKDAEGNLVSGQASALTDSTVTVPNATQKASSNWVDNGDGTYTGTYVANTVGTGLKASVKLTDWSSAVESTGYAITVGDAAQSTSAVVVDNTTYVAGTDITVTVTLKDAEGNLVSGQASALTDTVTVPNATQKANSNWVDNGDGTYTGTYVANTVGTGLKASVKLTDWTSGVTSGTYAITVGDAAQSTSTVVVDNTTYVAGTDITVTVTLKDAEGNLVSGQASALTDTVTVPNATQKANSNWVDNGDGTYTGTYVANTTGTGLKAEVKLTDWNNAVISAPYAIEPDVNSANIELTWVNSMDLSLSNGTDLNEIEAVIKDANGNVIPEARFNVSLPNGLSLSGVSNPLTVDNDGILKFNVASTSFGKMEIKATVESSGNSSSTTVNFSPVNLTLTVNINN